In one Streptomyces sp. T12 genomic region, the following are encoded:
- a CDS encoding sugar ABC transporter substrate-binding protein produces the protein MRLRTLTALAGALALSLATGCAKGDSTGASANTVTYWLWDANQLPAYQACAKGFEKENPGLHVKITQLGWSDYWTKLTAGFIAGTQPDVFTDHIQKFGQFADLQVLEPLDDLGIKDSRYQPGLAANWIGQDGHRYGAPKDWDTVALFYNDKMAKSAGLTTEQLDSLSWNPKDGGTFEKAIAHLTVDRNGKRGDEPGFDKNHVKVYGLASNGGGYGDGQTQWSMFTASAGWNFTDKARWGTKYQYDSKTFKYVVKWYFGLAKKGYLAPFSDYNVQSNQANTQVAAGKAAAAFDGAWMISTYAGFKGRDIKTAVTPVGPTGRRATMMNGLADSITKASKNKEGARKWVAYLASDACQTVVGKYGVVFPAAPAGTKAAIAAYERKGIDVSAFTEPVADKKRFRTFSYPITNYAADVTALMQPQMEDIYGNGASVNGLDQTTSQINRILSQ, from the coding sequence ATGCGACTTCGTACGCTGACCGCGCTCGCCGGAGCGCTGGCACTGTCCCTGGCGACCGGCTGCGCGAAGGGCGACTCCACGGGGGCGTCCGCGAACACCGTGACGTACTGGCTCTGGGACGCCAACCAGCTGCCCGCCTATCAGGCCTGCGCGAAGGGGTTCGAGAAGGAGAACCCCGGACTGCACGTCAAGATCACTCAGTTGGGCTGGAGCGACTACTGGACCAAGCTCACCGCCGGGTTCATCGCGGGCACTCAGCCGGACGTGTTCACCGACCACATCCAGAAGTTCGGCCAGTTCGCCGATCTGCAGGTGCTGGAGCCGCTGGACGACCTCGGCATCAAGGACTCGCGCTACCAGCCGGGGCTCGCCGCCAACTGGATCGGCCAGGACGGCCACCGCTACGGCGCCCCCAAGGACTGGGACACCGTCGCGCTGTTCTACAACGACAAGATGGCCAAGAGCGCCGGGCTCACCACCGAGCAGCTCGACAGCCTGTCCTGGAACCCGAAGGACGGCGGCACCTTCGAGAAGGCCATCGCGCACCTCACCGTCGACCGGAACGGCAAGCGGGGCGACGAGCCCGGCTTCGACAAGAACCATGTCAAGGTGTACGGACTGGCCAGCAACGGCGGCGGCTACGGCGACGGCCAGACGCAGTGGAGCATGTTCACCGCCTCCGCCGGGTGGAACTTCACGGACAAGGCCCGCTGGGGCACGAAGTACCAGTACGACAGCAAGACCTTCAAGTACGTGGTCAAGTGGTACTTCGGGCTGGCTAAGAAGGGTTACCTGGCCCCCTTCTCCGACTACAACGTCCAGTCCAACCAGGCCAACACACAGGTCGCGGCAGGCAAGGCCGCCGCCGCCTTCGACGGGGCCTGGATGATCTCCACCTACGCCGGCTTCAAGGGCAGGGACATCAAGACCGCCGTCACCCCGGTCGGCCCGACCGGCAGGCGCGCCACCATGATGAACGGCCTCGCCGACTCCATCACCAAGGCCTCCAAGAACAAGGAGGGCGCCCGCAAGTGGGTGGCCTACCTGGCCTCCGACGCGTGCCAGACCGTCGTCGGCAAGTACGGCGTCGTCTTCCCCGCCGCTCCGGCCGGCACCAAGGCCGCCATCGCCGCCTACGAGAGGAAGGGCATCGACGTCTCGGCCTTCACCGAACCCGTGGCCGACAAGAAGCGCTTCCGCACCTTCTCCTACCCGATCACCAATTACGCGGCAGACGTCACCGCGCTCATGCAGCCGCAGATGGAGGACATCTACGGCAACGGCGCATCGGTGAACGGCCTCGACCAGACCACCAGCCAGATCAACCGGATCCTCTCGCAGTGA
- a CDS encoding Gfo/Idh/MocA family protein yields MTFSLGIVGAGQFSGQFATLFQAHPGVSDVYVTDLLPERAEQLADAQELAGTFPSYEAMLESKAVDAVAIFTQRWTHGPLVLQGLNAGKHVYSAVPMAITTQEIAAIIDAVKATGLTYMMGETSQYNPATVHARNQIAEGAFGRLFYAEGDYVHDMDLGFYEAYQYSGGENWKATASYPPLLYPTHAVGGVLGAWRTHAVSVSAIGVVDDRGDGVFDKSVSQFGNDVSNATALFEVAGGGSFRTNEFRRVGYPSHIRESRFRFFGTEASMEQLATVALWQDKKGVQDISELLEPKPTMAPDDPSLQHIAPDLRAAFTSGSAPVHDRSRLPREFDNLHNGHEGSHHFLVDDFVTAVNTRTLPSVNAWVAARYTLPGIVAHESARQGGVRLEIPDFGDAPEA; encoded by the coding sequence ATGACGTTCTCCCTCGGCATCGTCGGCGCCGGCCAGTTCTCCGGCCAGTTCGCCACGCTGTTCCAGGCCCACCCCGGGGTCAGCGACGTGTACGTCACCGATCTGCTGCCCGAGCGGGCCGAGCAGCTCGCCGACGCACAGGAACTGGCCGGCACCTTCCCCTCGTACGAGGCGATGCTGGAGTCGAAGGCCGTCGACGCGGTCGCCATCTTCACCCAGCGCTGGACGCACGGCCCGCTGGTGCTCCAGGGCCTGAACGCCGGCAAGCACGTCTACTCCGCGGTCCCCATGGCGATCACCACGCAGGAGATCGCGGCGATCATCGACGCGGTCAAGGCGACCGGACTGACGTACATGATGGGTGAGACCAGCCAGTACAACCCGGCGACGGTGCACGCCCGCAACCAGATCGCCGAGGGCGCCTTCGGGCGGCTCTTCTACGCCGAGGGCGACTACGTCCACGACATGGACCTGGGGTTCTACGAGGCGTACCAGTACAGCGGCGGCGAGAACTGGAAGGCGACCGCCAGCTATCCCCCGCTGCTGTACCCGACGCACGCGGTCGGCGGTGTGCTGGGGGCCTGGCGGACGCACGCGGTGAGTGTGTCGGCGATCGGGGTCGTGGACGACCGCGGCGACGGTGTCTTCGACAAGTCCGTCAGCCAGTTCGGCAACGACGTGTCCAACGCGACCGCGCTGTTCGAGGTCGCGGGTGGCGGCTCGTTCCGTACCAACGAGTTCCGGCGGGTCGGCTACCCCTCGCACATACGGGAGTCGCGTTTCCGGTTCTTCGGCACCGAGGCGAGCATGGAGCAGCTCGCCACCGTGGCGCTGTGGCAGGACAAGAAGGGCGTGCAGGACATCAGCGAGCTGCTGGAGCCCAAGCCGACCATGGCTCCTGACGACCCGTCACTCCAGCACATCGCGCCGGATCTGCGGGCCGCCTTCACCTCGGGTTCGGCGCCGGTGCACGACCGGTCGCGGCTGCCCCGGGAGTTCGACAACCTGCACAACGGCCACGAGGGCAGCCACCACTTCCTGGTGGACGACTTCGTGACCGCGGTCAACACCCGCACGCTGCCGTCGGTGAACGCGTGGGTGGCGGCCCGCTACACCCTGCCGGGCATCGTCGCGCACGAGTCCGCGCGGCAGGGCGGGGTCAGGCTGGAGATCCCGGACTTCGGGGACGCGCCCGAGGCGTGA
- a CDS encoding L,D-transpeptidase, with translation MGDIRRRRAVALGITGGLVAPLTLALGAAPAQAASCTTQTGPYQKQVEKFLGRPVDGKQSAADCKAIQAFQNKHGITPNVGYAGPVTWGVMDLMNKQKAVGNNPNKDGRCPTNKGRIACVNLTLQLSWIQDGSRLVHGPVPVRTGRDGYETRTGLKKIYWRDIDHVSNIYDVPMPYSQFFDGGQAFHSVGVSMWNPPGSHGCVNMTKTSAKKYWSLLKNGDDVFVYGRKPGT, from the coding sequence ATGGGGGACATTCGCAGACGGCGCGCCGTCGCACTCGGCATCACGGGCGGACTGGTCGCACCGCTCACGCTGGCACTCGGCGCCGCGCCGGCGCAGGCCGCGAGCTGTACGACGCAGACCGGGCCGTATCAGAAGCAGGTGGAGAAGTTCCTCGGCCGACCGGTCGACGGCAAGCAGTCCGCCGCCGACTGCAAGGCCATCCAGGCCTTCCAGAACAAGCACGGCATCACCCCGAACGTCGGGTACGCCGGCCCCGTCACCTGGGGCGTGATGGACCTGATGAACAAGCAGAAGGCCGTCGGGAACAACCCCAACAAGGACGGCAGGTGCCCGACGAACAAGGGCCGCATCGCCTGCGTGAACCTCACGCTCCAGCTGAGCTGGATCCAGGACGGCAGCAGGCTCGTCCACGGCCCGGTGCCCGTGCGCACCGGCCGTGACGGCTACGAGACCCGCACCGGCCTGAAGAAGATCTACTGGCGGGACATCGACCACGTCTCGAACATCTACGACGTGCCGATGCCCTACAGCCAGTTCTTCGACGGCGGCCAGGCCTTCCACTCGGTCGGCGTCAGCATGTGGAACCCGCCGGGTTCGCACGGCTGCGTCAACATGACCAAGACCAGCGCCAAGAAGTACTGGTCCCTGCTGAAGAACGGCGACGACGTCTTCGTGTACGGCCGCAAGCCGGGCACCTGA
- a CDS encoding CdaR family transcriptional regulator — protein MALGDTLVELQAAPAGLDVEIRGVALLDPEDPPTAQPGELVLVIGARGRAALPALRAAARDAAAAVVVKLDGPGQAAALGETAAEAGVALLSLRSEARWEQVSALARAALDDAPPGHPGAGAEEGDLFSLAQTTAILTSGIVSIEDAANRVLAYSRSTDSDEIDDLRRRSILGWQGPEAYLAKLREWGVFQHLHSSDQVIGIDSHPELGIRRRLAVAIRSGDRQLGTIWVQEGSAPLSEHSEQALLGAARVAAHHLVRRRRELSEDLTLTRTLLAGLLEGSTGPQPLATHLGFDAGLPAAVLGFSYGTAEVVAAPETSHVGAAPELTHTEVTNLISVHIAARHRSALVTQLDPRIYVLLPQLPRSIDTDTLRGWCQEITDAARRHLGLPLRGSVGRLVAGLGDVPESRRESDRILDAMMSAGLPTAVAALPDIQAEVLVSEMLTLLSTHPEIRDPRLTALVAHDSAHQGRLAESLLVYLNAFGDVREAAAQLHVHPNTLRYRLRRAEELTGLDLSRPDQRLLAMLQLRLPPTG, from the coding sequence ATGGCCCTGGGTGACACTCTGGTGGAGTTGCAGGCCGCTCCCGCCGGGCTCGACGTCGAGATCCGGGGCGTTGCCCTGCTCGACCCCGAGGACCCTCCGACTGCCCAGCCCGGCGAGTTGGTTCTCGTCATCGGCGCCCGGGGCCGCGCCGCCCTTCCCGCGCTGCGGGCCGCCGCCCGTGACGCAGCCGCCGCCGTCGTGGTCAAGCTGGACGGTCCTGGTCAGGCCGCGGCCCTCGGCGAGACGGCCGCCGAGGCCGGGGTGGCTCTGCTCTCGCTGCGCAGTGAAGCGCGCTGGGAGCAGGTGAGCGCGCTGGCCCGCGCCGCCCTCGACGACGCCCCTCCGGGACACCCCGGCGCGGGGGCGGAAGAGGGCGACCTGTTCTCCCTCGCCCAGACCACCGCCATCCTCACCAGCGGCATCGTCAGCATCGAGGACGCCGCCAACCGGGTGCTGGCCTACTCCCGCTCCACCGACTCCGACGAGATCGACGACCTTCGGCGGCGCTCCATCCTCGGCTGGCAGGGACCGGAGGCGTACCTGGCGAAGCTGCGCGAGTGGGGCGTGTTCCAGCACCTGCACTCCAGCGACCAGGTCATCGGTATCGACAGCCACCCCGAGCTGGGGATCCGTCGCCGGCTCGCGGTGGCGATCCGGTCCGGGGACCGGCAGCTGGGCACCATCTGGGTACAGGAGGGCTCGGCACCCCTGTCCGAGCACTCGGAACAGGCACTTCTGGGCGCGGCCCGGGTCGCCGCGCACCACCTGGTGCGCCGCCGCCGGGAGCTCTCCGAGGACCTGACGCTCACTCGTACCCTGCTGGCCGGGCTTCTGGAGGGGAGCACCGGGCCGCAGCCGCTCGCCACCCACCTGGGATTCGACGCCGGCCTCCCGGCCGCCGTCCTGGGGTTCTCGTACGGGACCGCGGAGGTCGTCGCCGCGCCGGAGACCAGTCATGTCGGCGCCGCACCGGAGCTGACCCACACCGAGGTCACCAACCTGATCTCGGTGCACATCGCCGCACGGCACCGCAGCGCGCTGGTCACGCAGCTCGATCCCCGTATCTACGTGCTCCTGCCCCAGCTGCCCCGCAGCATCGACACGGACACACTGCGCGGCTGGTGCCAGGAGATCACCGACGCGGCACGGCGTCACCTGGGCCTGCCGCTGCGTGGCTCGGTCGGCCGCCTGGTGGCCGGGCTCGGCGACGTCCCCGAGTCGCGCCGGGAGTCCGACCGCATCCTCGACGCCATGATGAGCGCCGGCCTTCCCACCGCGGTCGCCGCGCTGCCCGACATCCAGGCGGAAGTGCTGGTCAGCGAGATGCTGACGCTGCTCTCCACCCACCCTGAGATACGGGATCCACGGCTGACCGCCCTGGTGGCACACGACAGCGCCCACCAGGGCCGGCTGGCCGAATCCCTGCTGGTCTACCTGAACGCCTTCGGTGATGTCCGGGAGGCCGCCGCCCAGCTGCACGTGCACCCCAACACGCTGCGCTACCGCCTTCGCCGGGCCGAGGAGCTGACCGGTCTCGACCTGAGCCGTCCCGACCAGCGTCTGCTGGCCATGCTCCAGCTGCGGCTGCCGCCCACCGGCTGA
- a CDS encoding amino acid permease, whose product MTTRPLGSLPPDTAPPAGAQPPEQAGLRAGLKNRHLSMIAIGGVIGAGLFVGSASGIAAAGPGILVSYVLVGALVVFVMRMLGEMAAANPTSGSFSAYADRALGRWAGFSIGWLYWFFWVVVLAVEATAGAVILEGWVPAVPQWAWALIVMVVLTATNLASVGSFGEFEFWFAGIKVVAIAGFIVLGSLAIFGVLPGSDHAATGFGNLTEHGGFLPNGPGAILTGILLVVFSFMGSEIVTLAAGESPDARRAVAKATRSVIWRVGVFYVGSILVVVALLPWNDPSIAKHGSYVAALDSIGIPHAGQIMNVVVLTAVLSCLNSGLYTASRMAFSLGQRGDAPRSFVRTNSRGVPQPAILASVAFGFVAVLFNYLWKDTVFQFLLNSSGAIALFVWLVICFSQLRMRGIILRESPEKLVVRMWLFPYLTWATIGMISFVLVYMLTDDSEGGGRSQVLLSVLVAALVIGISVVRERIRSNGTKEAVAPR is encoded by the coding sequence ATGACTACACGTCCCCTCGGTTCTCTCCCCCCTGACACCGCTCCGCCCGCAGGTGCTCAGCCCCCGGAGCAGGCAGGTCTGCGGGCCGGTCTCAAGAACCGCCATCTGTCGATGATCGCCATCGGCGGGGTGATCGGCGCCGGGCTCTTCGTGGGCTCCGCCTCCGGTATCGCCGCCGCCGGACCTGGCATCCTGGTGTCGTACGTACTGGTCGGCGCCCTGGTCGTCTTCGTGATGCGGATGCTCGGCGAGATGGCCGCGGCCAATCCGACCTCCGGCTCCTTCTCCGCCTACGCGGACCGGGCGCTCGGTCGCTGGGCCGGGTTCTCGATCGGCTGGCTGTACTGGTTCTTCTGGGTCGTCGTGCTCGCCGTGGAGGCGACCGCGGGTGCCGTGATCCTGGAGGGGTGGGTACCGGCCGTACCGCAGTGGGCCTGGGCGCTGATCGTGATGGTGGTGCTCACCGCCACGAACCTGGCCTCGGTCGGCTCCTTCGGCGAGTTCGAGTTCTGGTTCGCGGGCATCAAGGTCGTCGCCATCGCGGGCTTCATCGTCCTCGGCAGCCTGGCGATCTTCGGTGTGCTGCCCGGCTCCGACCACGCCGCGACCGGCTTCGGCAATCTCACCGAGCACGGCGGCTTCCTGCCCAACGGGCCCGGCGCGATCCTCACCGGCATCCTGCTGGTCGTCTTCTCCTTCATGGGCAGCGAGATCGTCACCCTCGCCGCCGGTGAGTCCCCCGATGCCCGGCGGGCCGTCGCCAAGGCCACCAGGAGCGTCATCTGGCGGGTCGGCGTGTTCTACGTCGGCTCGATCCTCGTCGTGGTCGCGCTGCTGCCGTGGAACGACCCCTCGATCGCCAAGCACGGTTCGTACGTGGCGGCCCTGGACTCGATCGGCATCCCGCACGCCGGGCAGATCATGAACGTCGTCGTGCTGACGGCCGTGCTGTCCTGTCTCAACTCCGGCCTCTACACCGCCTCCCGCATGGCCTTCTCCCTCGGCCAGCGTGGCGACGCGCCGCGGTCCTTCGTCCGCACGAACTCCCGCGGTGTCCCGCAGCCGGCGATCCTGGCCTCGGTGGCCTTCGGCTTCGTCGCGGTCCTGTTCAACTACCTGTGGAAGGACACCGTCTTCCAGTTCCTGCTGAACTCCTCGGGCGCGATCGCGCTGTTCGTGTGGCTGGTCATCTGCTTCTCGCAACTGCGGATGCGGGGGATCATCCTGCGCGAGAGCCCGGAGAAGCTCGTGGTCCGGATGTGGCTGTTCCCGTATCTGACGTGGGCGACGATCGGCATGATCTCGTTCGTGCTCGTCTACATGCTCACCGACGACAGCGAGGGCGGTGGCCGCAGTCAGGTCCTGCTCTCCGTGCTCGTCGCCGCCCTCGTGATCGGGATCTCGGTGGTACGGGAGCGGATCCGGAGCAACGGCACCAAGGAAGCGGTCGCGCCCCGGTAG
- a CDS encoding SDR family NAD(P)-dependent oxidoreductase encodes MTDTTRFAGYGVLITGAARGIGAAVARRFTEEGARVLVTDRDGPEAETTAARLRGRGLAAQALTCDVADRASVEAAVAHAVDTFGSLDVLVNSAASCTPDTPLFEDGPDEAWARDLDVTLTGTYRCCRAALPHLAATGRGAVVNIGSVNALQDFGNHAYSAAKAGLGSLTRTLAGHAAARGVRVNLVTPGTVRTSAWEGREAELDAIRPLYPLGRVGEPEDIAAAVAFLASRDAAWITGTTLTVDGGLTAVNTGFHVGTRGRGGT; translated from the coding sequence ATGACGGACACAACGCGCTTCGCAGGTTACGGAGTCCTGATCACCGGCGCGGCCCGCGGCATCGGCGCGGCCGTCGCACGCCGTTTCACCGAGGAGGGTGCGCGCGTCCTGGTGACGGACAGGGACGGGCCCGAGGCCGAGACGACAGCGGCGCGACTGCGGGGACGAGGCCTCGCGGCGCAGGCGCTCACGTGCGACGTCGCCGACCGTGCGTCCGTCGAGGCGGCCGTCGCCCACGCCGTCGACACCTTCGGCTCGCTCGACGTCCTGGTCAACAGCGCCGCCTCCTGCACACCCGACACCCCGCTCTTCGAGGACGGCCCGGACGAGGCGTGGGCCCGCGACCTCGACGTCACCCTGACCGGCACCTACCGCTGCTGCCGTGCCGCCCTCCCGCACCTGGCCGCCACCGGCCGCGGCGCCGTCGTGAACATCGGCTCCGTCAACGCCCTCCAGGACTTCGGCAACCACGCCTACAGCGCCGCCAAGGCCGGCCTCGGCTCCCTCACCCGCACCCTCGCCGGGCATGCCGCCGCCCGCGGCGTCCGCGTGAACCTGGTGACGCCGGGCACGGTCCGGACCTCGGCCTGGGAGGGGCGGGAGGCGGAACTCGACGCGATCCGCCCGCTGTACCCGCTGGGGCGGGTCGGTGAACCCGAGGACATCGCCGCCGCCGTCGCCTTCCTGGCGTCCCGCGACGCGGCCTGGATCACGGGCACCACCCTCACCGTCGACGGCGGCCTCACGGCGGTCAACACGGGCTTCCATGTGGGGACGCGGGGGCGGGGCGGCACATGA
- a CDS encoding SDR family oxidoreductase, protein MSQPLQDKVALVAGATRGAGRGIAVELGAAGATVYVTGRSTRARRSEYDRPETIEDTADLVTEAGGHGVAVPTDHLDPAQVRTLVDRIADEQGRLDILVNDIWGGEKLFAWDSPIWEHDLDKGLRLLRLAVETHAITNHHALPLLLRHPGGLVVEMTDGTADYNGDHYRNSFFYDLAKSSVLRMAFSLGHELGPRGATAVALTPGWLRSEMMLEAFGVREDNWRDALERVPHFAISETPRYVGRAVAALAADPDVARWNGESLSSGQLAQVYGFTDLDGSRPDAWRYLVEVQDAGKPADTTGYR, encoded by the coding sequence ATGTCACAGCCGTTGCAGGACAAGGTCGCACTGGTCGCGGGGGCGACACGGGGAGCCGGGCGGGGCATCGCCGTGGAGCTCGGGGCGGCCGGCGCCACCGTCTACGTGACGGGACGCAGCACACGTGCCCGGCGCTCGGAGTACGACCGCCCCGAGACGATCGAGGACACCGCCGACCTGGTCACCGAGGCCGGCGGTCACGGGGTCGCCGTACCCACCGACCATCTCGACCCGGCGCAGGTCCGCACGCTCGTCGACCGCATCGCGGACGAACAGGGCCGCCTCGACATCCTCGTCAACGACATCTGGGGCGGCGAGAAGCTCTTCGCCTGGGACAGCCCGATCTGGGAGCACGACCTCGACAAGGGCCTGCGGCTGCTCCGGCTCGCGGTCGAGACACACGCGATCACCAACCACCACGCCCTGCCCCTGCTCCTTCGCCACCCCGGTGGACTCGTGGTCGAGATGACCGACGGCACGGCCGACTACAACGGCGACCACTACCGGAACTCCTTCTTCTACGACCTCGCCAAGTCGTCCGTCCTGCGCATGGCCTTCTCCCTCGGCCACGAACTCGGACCGCGCGGCGCCACGGCCGTCGCGCTGACCCCGGGCTGGCTGCGCTCGGAGATGATGCTGGAGGCGTTCGGGGTGCGGGAGGACAACTGGCGGGACGCCCTCGAACGCGTCCCGCACTTCGCCATCTCCGAGACGCCGCGCTATGTCGGCCGCGCCGTCGCCGCCCTCGCCGCCGACCCCGACGTGGCCCGCTGGAACGGCGAGTCCCTCTCCAGCGGGCAGCTCGCGCAGGTCTACGGCTTCACGGACCTCGACGGCAGCCGCCCCGACGCCTGGCGGTACCTCGTCGAGGTCCAGGACGCGGGGAAGCCGGCGGACACCACCGGCTACCGCTGA
- a CDS encoding MBL fold metallo-hydrolase, with the protein MAARVERLVTSGQFTLDGGTWDVENNVWLVGDDHEVIVIDAAHDADAIAAAVGDRRLIAIVCTHAHNDHIDAAPALADRTGATIWLHPDDLPLWKQTHPDRDPDAHLVDGQIIEAAGADLTVLHTPGHAPGAVCLHDPGLGVVFTGDTLFQGGPGATGRSYSHFPTIIDSIRTRLLALPPETKVLTGHGDATTIGAEAPHLQEWIDRGH; encoded by the coding sequence ATGGCCGCCCGCGTCGAACGCCTCGTCACCTCCGGGCAGTTCACGCTCGACGGCGGCACCTGGGACGTCGAGAACAACGTGTGGCTCGTCGGCGACGACCACGAGGTGATCGTCATCGACGCCGCCCATGACGCCGACGCCATCGCCGCGGCCGTCGGGGACCGGCGTCTGATCGCGATCGTGTGCACCCACGCCCACAACGACCATATCGACGCCGCGCCCGCCCTGGCGGACCGCACCGGCGCCACGATCTGGCTCCACCCCGACGACCTGCCGCTGTGGAAGCAGACCCATCCGGACCGCGACCCCGACGCCCACCTCGTGGACGGCCAGATCATCGAGGCGGCGGGCGCCGACCTCACGGTCCTGCACACCCCGGGCCACGCGCCGGGCGCGGTCTGCCTGCACGACCCCGGCCTGGGCGTCGTCTTCACCGGCGACACCCTCTTCCAGGGCGGCCCCGGCGCCACCGGCCGCTCCTACTCCCACTTCCCGACCATCATCGACTCGATCCGCACCCGCCTGCTCGCCCTCCCGCCCGAGACCAAGGTCCTCACCGGCCACGGTGACGCGACCACCATCGGCGCGGAGGCGCCCCACCTTCAGGAGTGGATCGACCGCGGTCACTGA
- a CDS encoding S-(hydroxymethyl)mycothiol dehydrogenase yields the protein MAQEVRGVIAPGKDEAVRVETIVVPDPGPGEAVVQVQACGVCHTDLHYKQGGISDDFPFLLGHEAAGVVESVGDGVTDVAPGDFVILNWRAVCGNCRACLRGRPWYCFDTHNAQQKMTLASTGQELSPALGIGAFAEKTLVAAGQCTKVDASVAPQVAGLLGCGVMAGIGAAINTGNVGRGDTVAVIGCGGVGDAAIAGSNLAGAAKIIAVDIDDRKLDKARTMGATHTVNSRETDAVEAIRELTGGFGADVVIEAVGRPETYKQAFYARDLAGTVVLVGVPTPEMKLELPLLDVFGRGGALKSSWYGDCLPSRDFPMLIDLHLQGRLDLEAFVTETIQLDEVEKAFERMHHGDVLRSVVML from the coding sequence ATGGCGCAGGAAGTACGGGGCGTGATCGCACCGGGCAAGGACGAGGCCGTGCGCGTGGAGACGATCGTCGTGCCGGACCCGGGGCCGGGAGAAGCCGTCGTACAGGTGCAGGCCTGCGGGGTCTGTCACACCGACCTGCACTACAAACAGGGCGGCATCAGCGACGACTTCCCCTTCCTGCTGGGCCACGAGGCGGCCGGTGTCGTGGAGTCGGTCGGCGACGGCGTCACGGACGTGGCGCCCGGTGACTTCGTGATCCTCAACTGGCGTGCGGTGTGCGGGAACTGCCGGGCCTGTCTGCGTGGCCGGCCCTGGTACTGCTTCGACACCCACAACGCGCAGCAAAAGATGACCCTCGCCTCGACCGGTCAGGAACTCTCCCCGGCGCTCGGCATCGGCGCCTTCGCGGAGAAGACGCTGGTCGCGGCCGGGCAGTGCACCAAGGTCGACGCATCGGTGGCCCCCCAGGTCGCCGGTCTGCTGGGCTGCGGCGTGATGGCCGGAATCGGTGCCGCGATCAACACCGGCAACGTCGGCCGGGGCGACACGGTCGCGGTGATCGGCTGCGGCGGGGTCGGGGACGCGGCGATCGCCGGATCGAACCTGGCAGGGGCGGCGAAGATCATCGCCGTGGACATCGACGACCGCAAGCTGGACAAGGCCCGCACCATGGGCGCCACCCACACGGTCAACTCGCGCGAGACCGACGCGGTCGAGGCGATCCGCGAACTGACCGGGGGCTTCGGTGCCGACGTCGTCATCGAGGCGGTGGGCCGCCCGGAGACGTACAAGCAGGCCTTCTACGCCCGCGACCTCGCCGGCACGGTGGTCCTCGTCGGCGTACCGACGCCGGAGATGAAGCTCGAACTGCCGCTGCTGGACGTCTTCGGCCGTGGCGGGGCGCTGAAGTCCTCCTGGTACGGCGACTGCCTGCCGAGCAGGGACTTCCCGATGCTCATCGACCTGCATCTGCAAGGCCGCCTGGACCTGGAGGCCTTCGTCACCGAGACCATCCAACTGGACGAGGTGGAGAAGGCGTTCGAGCGGATGCACCACGGCGACGTGCTGCGCTCGGTGGTGATGCTCTGA